The following is a genomic window from Magnetospirillum sp. 15-1.
GCCGCCATCTCCACTGGCTGCTGTTCACGCCGTTCCGCTATGCCCCCTATCCGCAGGGGTCCCGCTTTCGCCGCGCCAATCAGCCAGAGGGAGCGTTCTATGCCGCTGAAGCGGTGGAGACCGCCATTGCCGAGTTGGCCTTCTATCGGCTGCGGTTCTTCGCTGAATCACCCGGAACCAAACTGCCGGAGCGCCCGACCGAACATACGGCATTCTCCGTCCCGGTCGAGACATCCCGGCTGATCGATCTGACGGCAACGCCATTGGATCGGGACGAAGCCCTGTGGACTGACCGCAGCGATTATTCCGCCTGCCAGAATTTTGCCGATACCGCTCGTGCCGCTGCCGTCGAGGTGCTGCGCTATCGTTCTGTCCGCGATCCCGAAGGCGGTTGCAATGTCGTGGTCCTGGCCCCGGAAGCCTTCGGCGCCACCGAGCCGAAGCAGATTCAGACGTGGCGTATCTTCATCCGCCCTACCGGCGTGCAGGCGGCACGGGAATTCCCACGGGCAGAGATGGAGTTTGGGGTGGAGGGATTTGCCTGATGATTGAGAACATCACGTCCACCGATAGATTCTTGTACCACTACACGAAATCATCGACCGCAATTGACTACATATTAAAAGACAGAAACATTAAGTTTGGGGCTTACACAAAAACAAATGACCCAAAAGAAACAAAGACGTGGGAATTCACCGTTGGGACGAATGGGAGTATTGATTATGGAAAATATAGGGATGCGGAGGAATCGGCTTGGCTATCGAATGAGTTGAAGGGACGGGCCCGGGTGGCTTGTTTCTCCCAAGATTCGGGTCCTTTGACGGGGTGCCATCTCAGTGACATTTTCCGTAGAGGTTTCTGCAAGCCGCACATGTGGGCGCATTACGCAGAAAACCATTCTGGTGTTTGCTTGGTATTCGACAGGCAAAAATTATCGCAGGCCATCACATCACAAACCCCAGATGGCGAAATTATAATGGCGGGTCCGGTCAGTTACATAGATAAGGGAGTTGTGCCGGATCTATATGGTGATCAAGCGTATCTGATAAATGCAGACGTTCTGGAGGCCGTTGGAAGAGAGAAATATCCTGCGCTACACATGAAAACTCACTACAAAACTTTATTTTTTGAAAAAATGATAGATTGGCTCAATGAGGCAGAGTGGAGATTTGTGATATTTTCTGACACAGATAACGATGTGTTCATTGAATACGGCGATGCGCTTGTTGGCATAGTATTTGGGGATGGCACAAGCAAAGAGACAATTCGCACCGCCATGCAATTGGGTCGGCCTTATGGAGTGCAATGCACAGGGCTGACGTGGAAGAATTGCAGCCCCTGGTATGATTTTGGCAATCCTCTTTATCTTCGAAAGCCTTGGGGTGAGCTCGACTGACTCATTTACCCCATCTTCTTTGCAAGATCGCTAGCCCGCAGATTCGTGTACCGCTTCAGCATCTGCAAATCCTGATGCCCGGTGACTGACGCCACCTCCATGATGTTCCAGCCGCGCTCGAACAGCCGGGATGTGGCTTCGTGGCGCAGGTCGTGGAAATTGAAGTGCTCCATCTTGGCCCGTGACCTGGCCCGCTCGAATGCTTGCTTCAGCCCTTCGGCGGTGGTGCCTATGACCGCGCCATCTGTTGGGCGGGCTTCGGTGCCCAGTTGCCATAGAACCTCATAGGCCCGCGGAGAGAGCGGGATGTGGCGCCCTTTGCCGGTCTTGCTGTCGGGAATATGGGCGTGGAGCCGGTCCAGATCGACGCAATCCCAGCGCAGGGCCAGAAGCTCGCTCCGACGTAGCGCGGTTTCCAGGGCCAGGATCACGGCGGGCGTCAGCCAGGGATTGCGGGCGTCTCGGCAGTGCTGGAGAAGCTTCTCCTCCTCGCCAGGCTGAAGGCGGGTGTCGCGAGCATCCCGCACGGTAGGGCGGCGCACGTCGGAGATTGGATTCTCTATCATGCCGTGACTTTTCCGCACGGACTCAATGACGGTATGTAGCAGCCCCAATTCCCGCTTTACCGTTCCTGCGGTCACGGACTTCAGGCGCCGGTCCCTATATTCCTCAAAAAGGCGGGTTGAGAGGGTGGCCAGCGAGTGCGCCGCCAGTTTGGATTCGTCCCGCAGGAAGCGGGTAAGGCGGAGGCCCTCATCCCGCCCACCCTTGTGCGTGGTGGCGACATCGCGGATGTAGGTTTCAACAGTCTCCCGGAAGGTGGTTCGCTCCGCCTTGCTCCGATCCACATATACGCCTCGAATCATCTC
Proteins encoded in this region:
- a CDS encoding RES family NAD+ phosphorylase, translated to MWTPDALRSEARPYAAEVWRVVEAQSRASTMRLTDSQDEQHILEDLIEEVKPPVPANCRHLHWLLFTPFRYAPYPQGSRFRRANQPEGAFYAAEAVETAIAELAFYRLRFFAESPGTKLPERPTEHTAFSVPVETSRLIDLTATPLDRDEALWTDRSDYSACQNFADTARAAAVEVLRYRSVRDPEGGCNVVVLAPEAFGATEPKQIQTWRIFIRPTGVQAAREFPRAEMEFGVEGFA
- a CDS encoding DUF2971 domain-containing protein → MIENITSTDRFLYHYTKSSTAIDYILKDRNIKFGAYTKTNDPKETKTWEFTVGTNGSIDYGKYRDAEESAWLSNELKGRARVACFSQDSGPLTGCHLSDIFRRGFCKPHMWAHYAENHSGVCLVFDRQKLSQAITSQTPDGEIIMAGPVSYIDKGVVPDLYGDQAYLINADVLEAVGREKYPALHMKTHYKTLFFEKMIDWLNEAEWRFVIFSDTDNDVFIEYGDALVGIVFGDGTSKETIRTAMQLGRPYGVQCTGLTWKNCSPWYDFGNPLYLRKPWGELD
- a CDS encoding site-specific integrase, with product MATITARKNKDGEIIGWQAKIRRLGFPVQSATKDSKKAAEDWAKVIESEMIRGVYVDRSKAERTTFRETVETYIRDVATTHKGGRDEGLRLTRFLRDESKLAAHSLATLSTRLFEEYRDRRLKSVTAGTVKRELGLLHTVIESVRKSHGMIENPISDVRRPTVRDARDTRLQPGEEEKLLQHCRDARNPWLTPAVILALETALRRSELLALRWDCVDLDRLHAHIPDSKTGKGRHIPLSPRAYEVLWQLGTEARPTDGAVIGTTAEGLKQAFERARSRAKMEHFNFHDLRHEATSRLFERGWNIMEVASVTGHQDLQMLKRYTNLRASDLAKKMG